In the genome of Motacilla alba alba isolate MOTALB_02 chromosome 15, Motacilla_alba_V1.0_pri, whole genome shotgun sequence, the window TCTGGAATGTTTTCCATTggaaaggaaccttaaagcccatcccattccacccctgccatgggcagggacaccttccactgtcccaggctgccccaagccctgtccagcctggccttgggcactgccagggatccaggggcagccccagctgctctgagcaccctgtgccagggcctgcccaccctgccagggaacaattcctaattcccagtatcccatccagccctgccctctggcagtgggaagccattcccccttgtcctgctcTTGTCCAGCTCTGTCCTACCCTGTACTCTTCACCTTGAAGAGTTGGAGTCCCTGGACCAATGGGGACCCAAGGTCCCCATCCATGATGGGATGAAGTGTTCCATGTGTCCAGGCATGGAAGGGTGGTAGCAGGACCCTGGGGGAAGCCTGCAGAGTTCTCCTTGCCCAGGATCTGGTGGTGGCTGTGACATCTCTGCGATTGGGGCATGTTTAGGTTGGTTttcagggcaaggttcttcccccagcgggtgctggcactgcccaggctccccagggaatgggcacggccccgaggctgccagagctccaggagcctttggccagcgctgccagggatgcccagggtggggttgttggggctctgggcagggccaggagctgggctggatgatccTGGGGGTCCCTTCCTGAATGGGGGTATTGTGTGATCCTTCTCCCTGTGGGTGGGAGGGGCCCCTGTGGAGGGGGTCCTTTATCCCTGTGTCCCATCCCGTGTGCTGGCAGCACCCCACAGACGTGGATTACCGGGTCATGGCCACCTTCACCGAGTTCTACACCACCCTCCTGGGCTTCGTCAACTTCCGCCTCTACCAGTCCCTGAACCTGCTGTACCCCCCCAAGGTGAGGCCACCCCCGGGGTCACTGTGCCTCGCCGTGGGCTGGTGGCAACCCGCACTGGTGGGAGGGCAGTGGAAATGGGAGATTTTTGGGATATGTGTTTTGGGAGCTGCCTCCTcaccccttttcctccccagatCGACAGCCAGGCTGAGGATGAGCTGAAGCCTGCAGAGGGCAAGGAGTACGCCATGGACTCGGAGAGCTACCTGGAGGTGAGGGACGCTGCTGCCACTGTGACCCGTGGGGACACTGCGTGGCCTTAGTGTCCTGCCCACAGCCTTCCTGGTGTGTCACCGAAGGACAGAGCCAGATCCCTGCAGGGTGCAGGGGGCTGATCCCAAACTCCCTGTTCCTgtagggcagagctgggctcgGCCTcaggcacccccagcctccGCCTGCATGGCCAGGGACCCCCCAGAGTCCCATGCCCCAGGGGGTAGTGCCTGGAGGAGGCCGAATTCTGTCCAGGCCCTGgctctcccagcctcctgctctgagAAACCCCCTTCCCCCGTGGGGCTGTcccttttcccatccctggatgtgaCTCCGTGtcctctccctgcagaggcTCTCGGCTCTGAGCGCCAGCCTGGCCCGGGCAGTGGCTCCAACCCACGAGGACGAGGTGGAGATGGATGAATTCCCAGTGGAGGGGGTAAGACCCTGGAGGGGGGCTCATCCCTGGCCTTGGGGGATCCTGtcctgtgcccaggctggggggaCAGCTCCTGAGACCCCTCTTGGCCAAGGGGGCCTTGGCAAGGGCTGTGTGtggggaggaggctgagggctctgctctgagcaggagacagcagagctgatggatgccaagaagaaggagcaggaggctctggAGAAGCACAAGAAGCTCTTTGAGGGGCTGCGCTTCTTCCTCAGCAGGGAGGTGCCCCGGGAGCCGCTGGCCTTCGTCATCCGGTGCGTGTGGGCAGGAGACCCTCGGCAGCCCTGGCCTCCCCCTCTGGCAGGACTTTTGGGGCCAAGTCCTGTGGGTGGGGTGACCCTGAGGGTCCCACCTGCCTGACTCCTCATCGGCGTTGCCCCCAGGTGCTTTGGGGGCCAGGTGTCCTGGGACAAGTCCCTGTGCATCGGTGCCACCTATGAGGCCACCGACCCGTCCATCACCCACCACATCATCGACCGGCCCCGCCTGGACAAGCAGGTGGTTGGCAGGTGGGTGGGGCAGGGGGgccctccccagagcagccatcccagagctgtcccacGGGCTTCCGAGCCTGAGGTGGGACCCCTGTGCCCCTCCCAGGTACTACCTGCAGCCCCAGTGGGTTTTTGACTCGGTCAACGCCAAGCTGTGCCTGCCCGTGGCTGATTATTTCCCAGGGGTCCTGCTGCCCCCGCACCTCTCGCCGTTCGTGACGGAGAAGGAGGGTGACTACGTCCCTCCCGAGAAGCTgaagctgctggccctgcagaggggagaGAATCCAGGTGCTGGGAGCCCTCAGAGGAGcttgggagctgggctgtgcctgatCTGGAGCATTCCGAGGGTAAAGGTGGTGTTTCCTTGTAGAGGAAGAAagtgaagaggaggaggaggaggaagaagaggaggaagaggaaggtgacAATGacaaagaagaggaagaggaagatgagtctgaaaaagaagaggagaTGAAGTTACAGAAGATGGAAGAGCAGAAGATGGAAGAGCAGAAGACTCAGAGCAACAAGGTGGGATCCCATGGAGGCAGTTCTGgtgtcactgtccctgctgaggagtgtccctgtcctgggacCACTGGGATACtcagtcatggaatggtttgggttgggaggggccttaaagctcatcttgttccagcctctgccatgggcagggatacctcccgctgtcccaggttgctcctgGCCCCACACTCATGAGCgacagctgccagccctgtcaGGGCCTGGCTGTGAGAGCCTGGCCTGCAGTGACAGGGCTGGAAATGCCTGTCCCTGTGGAAGGAGGTCTCCTGAGCTCCCTGGCTCCCCACAGGTGCTGCCTGTGAAGGTGACGGCGGGGAAGGTGCGGGTGGAGGACAAGCAGcgcctggagcaggagcagcagagcgAGGAGAAGCGCTTGGCCATCATGATGATGAAGAAGAGGGAGAAGTACCTCTACAAGAAGATCATGTTCGGGAAGAAGCGCAAAATCCGCGAGGTACGGAGGCTGGGCCCGTCACCTCCATCCTGGGGCGGGCTCTTCCCAAACCCACTCgcttctccctgtccctggggaagGTGTCGAGGTCcctgccagtgtccccaggcGGGCAGagttccctgtgtcccctcagggcTCTCTGTATCCCAGCCCTGATCCCGGTGCCATGGGGCCCATCCTCCACGTGCAGCTGGAGCTTGGGTGGGTCCGAGGGATTGCAGCCCCTGTCCTGCTCTGACTGGGGGTCTTGGGGGTCTCTCCCCAGGCCAACAAACTGGCTGAGAAGAGGAAAGCCCACGACGCAGCCCTCAAGGagcagaagaagaagaacaagaaggcACGACAAGCGTGACGGGGCCGGGGGCTCCTCGATGGTTTTCCACTGTTGCTTTTGGGTGGAAAACCCTTGGCTTTGTTCTtggggcagaaatgctgtgtttgaaaTGTTTCCCATCTGTAAATacacctgctgctctgccttttccccGCTCCCTCTGCGGAGTCGGTGTTACAAGGACTGTCCTCTCCGTGCTGGTGCCACCCCTGCgtgaggaagaggaggccaAGGAGAGCTCTGGGATTGTTCCGTGTGAAtttgcacagccctggctgctggagctcctgggagctccccagggcagaggagggcGGAGCCCGGAGCTGCTTCCCACTGTCCACACAGAAAACCATACTCCcgtgtatttttatttttaattaaagaaggTGATGCTTTCCTGGTGGTGTCTGTTGTCTGCTCcttctgcccagctgtggaGGAGGCCCCTCAGGGGGTGATGTGGATGGATGTGGAGATCCATGGCTGGTGCCATGGTTGCTGATCCTGCTGGATGTGTTCTTGCATCAGCAGTTATCTGTCAGTTCTGGGTTTTCCCCCAAAAACACCTTGGATACACCgcagctggggacaaggtgtTCTCATGGGGTTTGTAGGCACACCTTTGTCCCCAAATGTGAAGGCTCTGTCTCACTGAGGAATTTTGGGAGGACAtcactggcactgctgtggggacacagagaggATCTGGAGAGTAACAGTCCCTGGAAGGGAGTGATCTCAgacagggaacagctgggaacACCCAGACTTTCAGatttagtttcttttcctagatatttttcctttttttccttttttttttaatttacaattttatttaagtgatttttttctttttactgtttccATTCTCCCCctttgttttccatatttttcatttttcttgtcttttcctttttccttttatttttattcctttttgttcttttgattttatttttccctttcacttgttccccacctttttttccctctacttttccccttcacttgttccccaccttttttttccctccacttttttttctttccccctcttttttttttttttttttttttttttccatttcagagggTTGGTAggcttttccctttgttttcatggctttctccttgctttcccctctcccaaGAGGAGCAGGACCAAcccctggggcactgccagggccgGGGCTCCCCTCAGAGCAGGAGACCCCAAACAGGGCCTCAACCCCTGGGagcccccaaaacaaacaaaccccggccccaaacaaaccccagccCCATACAAACCCCAGCTCCCAAACCTCagccccaaacaaaccccagctcCCAAACCTCagccccaaacaaaccaacccgGCCCCAAACAACCCCCCGTGCCCCACACAAGCCAACCCCGgccccaaacaaaccccagtGCCCCACACAAGCCAACCCCGGCCCCAAACAACCCCCCGTGCCCCACACAAGCCAACCCCGgccccaaacaaaccccagtGCCCCACACAAGCCAACCCCGGCCCCAGGCCTCACTCCCAGGCCGGGCCGAGGGCCTGGGCCGGCCGGGCCAGGCCGGTGCTGGGGCCGCAGAGCGGCCCGGCCGCCCGGGGCCTCCCCAGCCCGTAAAAGCGTGTGTCCGGCCAAGTGTGACCCCTCAGTGCTGTCACCCTCAGCCTCCTCACCGAATCCCTCAGGATCCACAGCTCCCTTGGGATCCACAGCTCCGGCCGTCACGGCTTTCAGTGAGTGCTGCTTTGTACCCCCAAACccgggggggacagggacaggggtggggaTGAGGTGGTGGAGCCCTCCTGGTCACCCCCTGTGGGATGTGGGGAATGGGGGGTTGCAGCTTCCCAGCTCGGTCACATCTTTCCCCAGGCTGTCGGCATTCCATGGTTGAGCTGCCACATACCAGCCACTGCAGCTCTCTTCTGGCTGGAAACCCTTTACAACCCATTCCCCAGAAAATGGGAAACCTGGAAATACTTTGTGACCCattccaaaaaacaaaaaaaagggggggggggggaacctGGAAAACCTTCGCAATCCATCCCCTCAAAAAAACACAGGGGAAACCTGGAATCCCTTCATAACCCATCTGCAAAAAGGGGGAAACCTGGTATCCTTCTGTGACCCATCccaaaaaggagggagaaaccTGGAACTGGGAGAGGTGCCCTGCAGAGAAAGGGTGGGACAGCTCATTGCTGCCATGCCACCACTTCCACAGCAAATCTTGTGACTCTGATCACTGGTCTTCACCCCTCCTCTTgcaatgatgatgatgatgatgatgatgatgatgatgatgatgaaaacTGAGGTGTTCTGGCTTTTTCTGATCCCAGAGGGTCATGTAGGTTACCCTGGTGTGGGAACAAATGAGGTCAGGCAGGAtggggcagctgccagggatgagggaagagctgccagctcacTGCAAGGTGATGTGCACAAATGCTGTAGGGACAAGCTCTGGATCCCAAACACCTCCAACAGGGATGGTGAGTCCCAGGCACGGCCAAGGTGGTCACCCCTTGCCTGGGGCCCCAATGCTGACACCACCCACTTTAGTGACAGAGACTaagggcagcaggaagagccaaGGCTGCATCCAGGAGCACAAGGGCCCCTTTCTCACCCTGCCACATGCAGGGTGATGGACCAGCGACAGGCCTGAGCCCTCCTGGTGTGGCAGGGCACGCTCTGGGCACCCAGGCGGCTGCTGTGACAAGAGTAGGGTGGAAAGGCTGGAGGCCGGTGGCTGGTCCCACAGTTGCCACACCAAGGTTGGAGACGCTGGAATATTGCTGCCATTAGGGCCATAAATCCATGGAAACAcagtgggagggaggaaggagggcgGGGAAGCTGCGGAGGATGAAGGGGAGCCGATGGTGCGTGGCCAGGCTGCCCCGGGGAGCAGGCGGCCGGGACGGGGAGCGGGAGCCAGCTCCCCGAACCCAGGTGAGCTCCggctgcaggaggtgaaggcCAGGCCACGAGCTGTCCTGTggggcgaggaggaggaggaggacggtGGCTGGCGAGAGGTGGGTGCCaccgcccagggacagccaTCGTCACCCCGGGCTGTGGGGCCACGCCGGGCCGGTGGCAGGGAGCCGAGGGGCCGGCGGTGGGGCCCGCCGGGACAATGTCGCCGTTGAGGCCGCGGTCACAGATGGAGACAAATGTCCCTGTTGTTCGCGGCACGGGCTGAATGGCTCCTCTGTGCCCGGCAGTGGGTGGGGGCCGGGTGGCTTGGGGTGGCCGCAGGCACCCAGGGCCGGCCCCGGGGAGCCGGGCAGTgcccggccgcagccccgcgTCCCCCGCCAGCCGCTCCCACTCCTGCCCCGTTCCCCCTTCCCAGGCCGGCGACCCAGGGCCGCGATCCCGGTGATGCCATAAACACCGCGGCGCAGTGGGGAGGCTTTGGAAAAGCCGGCATTTGCGGGGAACTGCCCGGGAAGAGCTTATTCCATGTCGGAGCAGCATCGGCACCCCCGCCCCGTGCCGCCCGCTCCCCCGGCACCCCGGTCAGCgcaggagagcagaggcacGGCCCAGCGCCAGCGCTGCGGGAGAGGAAAAGGTGATGGATACTGGGGTGCGGGGGTGCTTGGAGGGTGGCAGGATGGGAAGGGGGCAGCAGGATGCTTGCGGAGTTGCTTGGGAGGCAGTGGGATGCTGGGGGGGCAGCAGGATGATAAGGAGGTAGTGTGATGCTTGAGGGGGTGTTGGGATGCCTGGAGGGTGTTGGGATGCTGGGGGGGCAGTGGGATGCTCAGGAAGCAGCTCTATGGGGCAG includes:
- the PES1 gene encoding pescadillo homolog isoform X2 produces the protein MCFLFSTFPRTGKCHVQTIQLCRRLAVEFQNYVIASRSLRKVFLSIKGIYYQAEVLGQPITWITPYAFAHDHPTDVDYRVMATFTEFYTTLLGFVNFRLYQSLNLLYPPKIDSQAEDELKPAEGKEYAMDSESYLERLSALSASLARAVAPTHEDEVEMDEFPVEGETAELMDAKKKEQEALEKHKKLFEGLRFFLSREVPREPLAFVIRCFGGQVSWDKSLCIGATYEATDPSITHHIIDRPRLDKQVVGRYYLQPQWVFDSVNAKLCLPVADYFPGVLLPPHLSPFVTEKEGDYVPPEKLKLLALQRGENPEEESEEEEEEEEEEEEEGDNDKEEEEEDESEKEEEMKLQKMEEQKMEEQKTQSNKVLPVKVTAGKVRVEDKQRLEQEQQSEEKRLAIMMMKKREKYLYKKIMFGKKRKIREANKLAEKRKAHDAALKEQKKKNKKARQA
- the PES1 gene encoding pescadillo homolog isoform X1; this encodes MGGLEKKKYERGAATNYITRNRARKKLQLSLPDFRRLCILKGIYPHEPKHKKKVNKGSTAPRTFYLLKDIKFLLHEPIVNKFREYKVFVRKLRKAYGKSEWGTVERLKDNKPTYKLDHIVKERYPTFVDALRDLDDALSMCFLFSTFPRTGKCHVQTIQLCRRLAVEFQNYVIASRSLRKVFLSIKGIYYQAEVLGQPITWITPYAFAHDHPTDVDYRVMATFTEFYTTLLGFVNFRLYQSLNLLYPPKIDSQAEDELKPAEGKEYAMDSESYLERLSALSASLARAVAPTHEDEVEMDEFPVEGETAELMDAKKKEQEALEKHKKLFEGLRFFLSREVPREPLAFVIRCFGGQVSWDKSLCIGATYEATDPSITHHIIDRPRLDKQVVGRYYLQPQWVFDSVNAKLCLPVADYFPGVLLPPHLSPFVTEKEGDYVPPEKLKLLALQRGENPEEESEEEEEEEEEEEEEGDNDKEEEEEDESEKEEEMKLQKMEEQKMEEQKTQSNKVLPVKVTAGKVRVEDKQRLEQEQQSEEKRLAIMMMKKREKYLYKKIMFGKKRKIREANKLAEKRKAHDAALKEQKKKNKKARQA